Proteins encoded together in one Pseudomonas sp. TCU-HL1 window:
- a CDS encoding cobalamin biosynthesis protein, with protein MKLVAGLGCRRGCPADELQGLLMQCLAEAGASLEELVALASSEAKVAEPGLMALAERLGLSLHGLPVDILAAFETRLSQPSEQVREAVGSAGVAEAAALAQAEALSGARATLIIDKRRSASATCALACIQHEA; from the coding sequence TTGAAGCTGGTCGCCGGGCTGGGCTGTCGACGTGGCTGCCCGGCAGACGAGCTACAAGGCCTGCTGATGCAGTGCCTTGCCGAGGCCGGTGCCTCGCTCGAAGAACTGGTCGCCCTGGCCAGCAGCGAGGCGAAGGTTGCAGAGCCCGGGCTGATGGCCCTGGCCGAGCGGTTGGGGCTGTCGCTGCATGGCCTGCCTGTGGATATCCTCGCGGCCTTTGAAACTCGCCTGAGCCAGCCGTCCGAGCAGGTTCGCGAGGCCGTCGGCAGCGCGGGCGTGGCTGAGGCCGCCGCGCTGGCCCAGGCCGAGGCCCTGTCCGGCGCTCGCGCTACCCTGATTATCGATAAACGCCGCAGTGCCAGCGCTACCTGTGCCCTGGCCTGTATCCAGCACGAGGCTTAG
- a CDS encoding sugar nucleotide-binding protein: protein MRMRLMLLGGGNSLGQALIRLGAEEDIGFLAPRPPEQGWDAASLTQLLDDTRPDAVVNLAYYFDWFQADEVSDARLTAQERGVERLAELCQHHGIVLLQPSSYRVFDGSRATAYSEKDETVPLSQRGKAIWRMEQSVRAACPRHVLLRFGWLLDDSRDGVLGRFLSRAAQDDEICLADDRRGNPTPVDDAARVLLAVIKQLDCQAPLWGTYHYGGHEATTPLALGQALLSEARGLHPLTVQDITPQAHAARPDASDEPQNAVLACKKILHTFGIKPRAWRAALPTLLDRYYRHG, encoded by the coding sequence ATGCGAATGCGCTTGATGCTGTTGGGTGGCGGCAATTCACTCGGACAGGCGCTGATTCGCCTCGGTGCCGAGGAAGACATCGGTTTTCTCGCTCCGCGCCCGCCCGAACAGGGCTGGGACGCCGCCAGCCTGACCCAGCTGCTCGATGACACCCGGCCCGATGCCGTGGTCAACCTCGCCTACTACTTCGACTGGTTCCAGGCCGACGAAGTCAGCGACGCCCGCCTGACCGCCCAGGAACGCGGCGTGGAACGCCTGGCCGAGCTCTGCCAGCACCACGGCATCGTCCTGCTGCAACCTTCCAGTTATCGCGTTTTCGATGGTTCCCGAGCCACCGCCTACAGCGAGAAGGACGAGACCGTTCCGCTCAGCCAGCGCGGCAAGGCGATCTGGCGCATGGAACAGAGCGTTCGCGCGGCCTGCCCCAGGCACGTGTTGCTGCGATTCGGCTGGTTGCTGGACGACAGCCGGGATGGCGTGCTGGGACGTTTCCTAAGCCGTGCTGCGCAGGATGACGAGATCTGCCTGGCGGACGATCGCCGCGGTAATCCCACGCCGGTGGACGACGCCGCCCGGGTACTCCTGGCCGTGATCAAGCAACTCGATTGCCAGGCGCCGCTTTGGGGCACCTATCACTACGGCGGCCATGAGGCGACCACGCCCCTGGCACTGGGGCAGGCGCTGCTCAGCGAGGCTCGCGGCCTGCACCCGTTGACGGTGCAGGACATCACGCCTCAGGCCCACGCCGCCCGCCCCGATGCGTCAGATGAGCCGCAGAACGCGGTGCTGGCCTGCAAGAAAATCCTTCATACCTTCGGCATCAAGCCGCGTGCCTGGCGCGCCGCGTTGCCGACCCTGCTGGACCGTTACTACCGCCATGGCTGA
- the cobM gene encoding precorrin-4 C(11)-methyltransferase, translating to MTVFFIGAGPGDPELITVKGQRLIRACPVILYAGSLVPEAVLAGHSAELVVNTAELHLDEIVALLAEAHAKGQDVARVHSGDPSLYGAIGEQIRHLREQDIPYEVVPGVTATAACAALLGCELTLPEVSQTLILTRYASKTRMPEGEALGDLARHRATMAIHLGVSQLEKIVQELLPHYGAECPIAVIHRASWPDQEQVTGTLGDILPKVAARDFRRTALILVGEVLAAEGFADSSLYRAGHTHLYRPARTEPPRG from the coding sequence ATGACGGTCTTTTTCATTGGCGCCGGTCCCGGCGATCCGGAACTCATCACCGTGAAGGGGCAGCGCCTGATCCGTGCCTGCCCGGTGATCCTTTACGCTGGCTCGCTGGTGCCCGAGGCGGTGCTGGCCGGGCACAGTGCGGAGTTGGTGGTGAATACCGCTGAGCTGCATCTGGACGAAATCGTTGCGCTGCTGGCCGAAGCCCATGCCAAGGGGCAGGATGTGGCGCGGGTGCATTCGGGTGATCCGTCGCTCTACGGCGCCATCGGGGAGCAGATTCGCCATCTGCGCGAACAGGATATCCCCTACGAAGTGGTGCCGGGGGTGACCGCTACCGCCGCCTGTGCTGCGCTGCTGGGGTGCGAGCTGACCCTGCCGGAGGTCTCGCAGACGCTGATCCTCACCCGCTACGCGAGCAAGACGCGGATGCCTGAAGGGGAAGCGCTGGGCGATCTGGCCCGCCATCGCGCGACCATGGCCATTCACCTGGGCGTGAGCCAACTGGAAAAGATCGTCCAGGAGTTGCTGCCGCACTACGGTGCCGAGTGCCCCATCGCCGTGATCCATCGCGCCAGCTGGCCCGACCAGGAGCAGGTCACCGGCACGCTCGGGGATATTCTGCCCAAGGTGGCGGCGCGGGATTTCCGTCGCACGGCGCTGATCCTGGTGGGCGAGGTGCTGGCCGCCGAAGGCTTCGCCGATTCGTCACTCTACCGTGCCGGGCACACGCACCTGTATCGCCCGGCCAGGACCGAGCCGCCACGCGGCTAG